Proteins from a genomic interval of Colletes latitarsis isolate SP2378_abdomen chromosome 3, iyColLati1, whole genome shotgun sequence:
- the LOC143340744 gene encoding facilitated trehalose transporter Tret1, whose protein sequence is MPPKIVETLLGVWPQWAACLTVTVLSISLGLVIGWTSPYIAQLTDKSSSLYLTEHEASWVASLLPLGRLFGACAGSVIVEYFGSKRALLSAGGPLLLGWICILCANSAVWLYVSRFSSGISFGVFFSSFSLYIGEIATPNIRGSLVAMIINGMPFGMLIGNTMGSHISMTWFAIISLILNVMYIGFFLALPRSPYFYVRKDDMEEAKRTIQWYHRKSNVGEELKIIQAFVQSARSTTFLDKLKQVIERRNRRIFIMVMILFIIMQLSGLNTIVFYMEVIVTKAKVTGMRPSDVVILSGVFGIIVGWVGVYLMDRCGRRLLMAISCISIIIAMILLGLHFLLLDHNYNAKNLEWMTILAMMLYTLISIGVAPVPSTMLAELFPSDLKSIAGFMASFTSALFAFISSKTFHPLSVLMSETYVFWMYAILMTLGLIYSVFNVPETKGKTLQEIQEMLTVDYEAQEPAPATRRI, encoded by the exons ATGCCGCCGAAAATAGTGGAAACTTTGCTTGGAGTGTGGCCACAGTGGGCTGCCTGCTTGACAG TGACCGTGTTATCTATCAGTTTGGGACTCGTGATTGGATGGACGTCGCCTTACATCGCGCAACTGACTGATAAGAGCTCGTCGTTGTATTTGACGGAACACGAAGCGTCATGGGTGGCCTCGCTGTTGCCATTGGGACGTCTTTTTGGGGCATGCGCTGGTTCGGTTATTGTGGAGTATTTTGGAAGCAAAAGGGCCCTTTTATCGGCTGGTGGGCCCTTACTGCTGGGCTGGATTTGCATATTATGCGCCAATTCCGCCGTGTGGCTCTATGTCTCTAGATTTTCCTCGG GAATTTCTTTCGGCGTTTTCTTCAGTTCCTTTTCCCTGTACATCGGGGAAATTGCAACTCCGAATATCCGTGGTTCGTTGGTCGCCATGATAATCAACGGAATGCCATTTGGAATGCTGATTGGCAACACGATGGGCAGTCACATATCGATGACGTGGTTCGCGATCATCAGCTTGATTCTGAACGTTATGTACATCGGGTTCTTCCTGGCTCTGCCACGGTCCCCGTATTTCTACGTCCGTAAAGACGACATGGAGGAGGCGAAGAGAACGATCCAATGGTACCACAGAAAATCGAACGTCGGCGAGGAACTGAAGATCATCCAAGCGTTCGTTCAATCCGCGAGATCCACCACGTTTCTCGACAAACTCAAACAGGTCATCGAAAGGAGGAACAGACGAATATTCATCATGGTCATGATCCTGTTCATAATAATGCAGCTCAGTGGACTCAACACCATCGTCTTCTACATGGAAGTCATAGTCACTAAGGCGAAAGTAACGGGGATGAGACCATCGGACGTCGTGATACTCTCTGGAGTGTTTG GTATAATCGTCGGTTGGGTTGGCGTTTATCTCATGGATCGGTGTGGCAGAAGGCTTCTGATGGCAATATCGTGCATCAGTATAATCATCGCGATGATCCTTCTGGGATTACACTTCCTGCTGCTGGACCATAATTACAACGCGAAAAATCTCGAGTGGATGACGATCCTCGCGATGATGCTTTACACGTTGATATCCATCGGAGTGGCGCCAGTTCCCAGCACGATGCTCGCGGAGCTTTTCCCATCCGATTTAAAGAGCATAGCCGGATTCATGGCCAGCTTCACGTCCGCGTTGTTCGCTTTTATCAGCAGCAAAACTTTTCATCCCTTATCCGTGCTGATGTCGGAGACTTATGTTTTCTGGATGTACGCGATCCTAATGACTCTTGGCCTCATATACTCGGTGTTCAATGTCCCGGAAACTAAAGGGAAGACCCTACAG GAAATTCAAGAAATGTTAACTGTCGATTATGAGGCGCAAGAACCCGCACCTGCGACTCGCAGAATTTAA